The Corythoichthys intestinalis isolate RoL2023-P3 chromosome 1, ASM3026506v1, whole genome shotgun sequence genome has a segment encoding these proteins:
- the gas6 gene encoding growth arrest-specific protein 6, protein MRVSRTKCLSLAALLILLAACCSPSSISLSQQKANQFLSRRRRANQVFEETKQGHLERECVEERCSKEEAREVFENDPETDYFYPKYLNCLDKFGGSAKKKPDLITCVHNIPDQCSPSPCNSRGTVRCEDKKGSFLCHCFTGWTGDFCEKDVDECAKNNGGCDHDCSNTMGSYHCTCHPGYMLRGHHMCVDVNECNDIGVCGTAICENNQGGYECLCDSGYMFDNESKSCVDVDECEKSVCAEECQNTLGSFRCLCDGRQGMKLEQDLRSCKAITPCITPALKRNSRSLYLGRMFSGLPVMRLRFRRRINTGFSSEFDFRTYDSEGVIFFAGGHLNSSWIVLAIHHGKLELQLKYGTVSRVTSSGPVVNDGQWRKISVEEQGRSLVIKIDREAVMKIAVNGDLFTLKKDMHELNLTVGGIPFKEASLVSKVNPRLDGCMKEWRWMTGEDRSMQESIMTNENIQCFSTENPGAYYPGTGFAFFNLTYESQNLSIQLTLYPTTAIGVLFALVHEDTVPLSIALADYHPGTDEWRDFVLVTAGGVVIASSPAPLCDGESHEIEVKISGNHTQLFVDGEPGRSEDAEVDLLSPSSTFIGGLPDVPLVSTLVSAPYSGCMKVAVNGQILDLDQAIHKHNDIRSHSCPLLDSNQ, encoded by the exons ATGCGTGTGAGCCGGACAAAGTGTCTCTCATTGGCCGCGCTGCTAATCCTGCTGGCCGCCTGCTGCTCCCCCAGCAGTA TCTCCCTGTCACAACAAAAGGCAAACCAGTTCCTAAGCAGACGCAGGAGAGCTAATCAAGTGTTTGAGGAAACCAAACAAGGACACTTGGAGAGGGAGTGTGTGGAAGAGAGGTGTTCCAAGGAGGAGGCCAGAGAAGTGTTTGAAAATGACCCCGAGACA GACTACTTTTATCCCAAGTATTTGA ATTGTTTGGACAAATTTGGAGGTTCAGCAAAGAAAAAACCTGATCTGATCACATGCGTCCACA ACATTCCAGACCAATGCTCCCCTTCACCCTGTAACTCCAGAGGAACCGTGCGCTGCGAGGACAAAAAGGGTTCCTTCCTCTGTCACTGCTTCACAGGTTGGACCGGGGACTTTTGTGAGAAAG ATGTTGACGAGTGCGCCAAGAATAATGGAGGATGCGACCATGACTGCAGCAACACAATGGGGAGTTACCATTGCACCTGTCACCCAGGTTACATGTTGCGAGGACACCACATGTGCGTTG ACGTAAACGAGTGCAATGACATTGGCGTGTGCGGAACAGCCATCTGTGAGAATAACCAAGGAGGCTACGAATGTCTGTGCGATTCTGGCTACATGTTCGACAATGAGAGCAAGAGCTGTGTGG ATGTGGACGAGTGTGAGAAAAGTGTCTGTGCAGAGGAGTGCCAGAACACTCTGGGGAGTTTCCGCTGTTTGTGTGACGGCCGTCAGGGCATGAAGCTTGAACAAGATCTTAGGAGCTGTAAG gctATAACTCCCTGTATCACACCAGCTCTAAAAAGGAACTCTCGGTCTCTCTATCTGGGCCGCATGTTCAGTGGCTTGCCGGTGATGAGGCTGCGCTTCCGTCGAAGGATCAACACTGG TTTTTCCTCAGAGTTTGATTTCCGCACCTACGACTCTGAGGGGGTGATCTTCTTTGCCGGAGGCCACCTGAACAGCTCCTGGATTGTGCTTGCCATTCATCATGGAAAACTGGAATTGCAGTTGAAGTATGGTACAGTCAGCCGAGTTACCAGCAGCGGACCTGTTGTCAATGACGGCCAGTGGAGGAAG ATTTCAGTAGAGGAGCAGGGACGGAGTCTCGTTATTAAGATTGACAGAGAGGCGGTCATGAAGATCGCTGTAAACGGTGACCTCTTCACACTGAAGAAGGACATGCATGAGCTCAACCTCACCGTGGGAGGAATCCCCTTTAAGGAGGCCAGCCTCGTCAGCAAG GTTAACCCTCGTCTGGATGGCTGTATGAAGGAGTGGCGCTGGATGACTGGAGAAGACAGGTCGATGCAAGAAAGCATCATGACCAACGAGAACATTCAGTGTTTCAGCACCGAGAACCCGGGAGCGTATTACCCCGGCACAGGATTTGCTTTCTTCAACCTCACTTATG AGTCACAGAACCTGAGTATCCAATTAACCCTTTATCCAACTACTGCTATCGGGGTGCTTTTTGCTCTCGTTCACGAAGACACTGTGCCCCTTTCCATTGCTCTAGCTGACTATCACCCTGGCACTGATGAGTGGAGAGAT tttgttttgGTAACAGCAGGTGGCGTGGTCATTGCCAGCTCACCAGCGCCGCTCTGTGATGGTGAGAGTCATGAAATCGAGGTGAAGATCTCAGGCAACCACACCCAGCTCTTTGTCGACGGAGAGCCTGGACGTAGTGAAGATGCAGAGGTTGATCTTCTTTCGCCGTCCAGCACCTTCATTGGAGGCCTCCCCG ATGTTCCTCTGGTCTCCACACTGGTATCGGCACCCTACAGTGGCTGTATGAAGGTTGCAGTTAACGGACAAATTTTGGACCTGGACCAGGCAATCCACAAACACAACGACATCCGCTCCCATTCCTGCCCCCTGCTGGATTCTAACCAGTGA